From Heteronotia binoei isolate CCM8104 ecotype False Entrance Well chromosome 3, APGP_CSIRO_Hbin_v1, whole genome shotgun sequence, a single genomic window includes:
- the CHMP2B gene encoding charged multivesicular body protein 2b, giving the protein MASLFKKKTVDDIIKEQNRELRGTQRAIVRDRAALEKQEKQLELEIKKMAKTGNKEACKVLAKQLVQLRKQKTRTYAVSSKVTSMSTQTKLMNSQMKMAGAMSTTAKTMQAVNKKMDPQKTLQTMQNFQKENMKMEMTEEMINDTLDDIFNDSEEEEESQDIVNQVLDEIGIEISGKMAKAPSAARGMPSASTSQSATISDEEIERQLKALGVD; this is encoded by the exons ATATAATTAAAGAACAGAACAGAGAGTTGCGAGGTACACAGAGGGCCATAGTCAGAGATCGAGCAGCTTTGGAAAAGCAGGAAAAGCAACTG GAATTAGAAATAAAGAAAATGGCTAAAACTGGGAACAAAGAAGCCTGTAAGGTTCTGGCCAAGCAACTTGTGCAGCTGAGAAAACAGAAAACTCGAACTTATGCTGTTAGTTCAAAAGTTACATCCATGTCTACTCAAACAAAACTGATGAACTCCCAGATGAAGATGGCAGGAGCAATGTCAACAACAGCAAAG ACAATGCAGGCTGTTAATAAAAAGATGGATCCACAGAAGACATTGCAAACAATGCAGAATTTCCAGAAGGAAAACATGAAAATGGAAATGACTGAAGAAATGA TAAATGATACTCTGGATGACATTTTCAATGAttctgaggaagaagaagaaagtcagGATATTGTGAACCAAGTCCTTGATGAAATTGGAATTGAAATATCTGGAAAG aTGGCCAAGGCTCCTTCTGCTGCCAGGGGCATGCCATCTGCATCAACATCCCAAAGTGCAACCATTTCGGATGAAGAGATTGAAAGGCAGCTCAAAGCCCTGGGAGTAGATTAA